The following coding sequences lie in one Rutidosis leptorrhynchoides isolate AG116_Rl617_1_P2 chromosome 4, CSIRO_AGI_Rlap_v1, whole genome shotgun sequence genomic window:
- the LOC139841971 gene encoding uncharacterized protein: protein MDLKGEAIRSPSPSVWKNILIAGTHIQELGVDFKESFIIKVNKRSQLSFWDSKWLINGKLKTKFPRLFLLDSDKDARIVDRVHESDSGITVTSCWSRQPSGRTLGELSELQQHVSGYCFEETGHDTCSWALSHNGIFTLRSLSLILDDLSIANTYVEETMCNNLVPKKVEIFVWRLCKKRLPVKTELDKRGIDLHSVRYLLCDDDLETVEHSFIFCKCAMEVW from the coding sequence ATGGATTTGAAGGGCGAAGCAATTCGTTCTCCAAGTCCTAGTGTGTGGAAAAATATCCTTATTGCAGGTACTCACATTCAAGAATTGGGGGTCGATTTCAAGGAATCCTTCATCATTAAAGTGAATAAAAGATCGCAGCTGAGTTTCTGGGACTCCAAGTGGCTGATTAATGGCAAATTGAAGACAAAATTCCCAAGACTGTTTCTCTTAGACTCTGATAAGGATGCACGAATTGTTGATCGGGTCCACGAGTCAGATTCTGGTATAACGGTGACAAGTTGCTGGTCGAGACAGCCTTCTGGTCGCACATTGGGTGAACTTTCTGAGCTACAACAACACGTGTCAGGTTATTGCTTTGAAGAGACGGGTCACGATACGTGTTCTTGGGCATTATCACATAATGGTATTTTCACTTTACGATCTTTATCTCTTATTCTTGATGATCTTTCAATTGCAAATACTTATGTCGAAGAAACCATGTGTAATAACTTGGTTCCAAAAAAAGTCGAAATATTCGTTTGGCGGTTGTGTAAAAAAAGACTCCCCGTCAAAACCGAGCTTGACAAAAGAGGTATAGATTTACATAGTGTAAGATACCTGTTATGTGATGATGATCTAGAAACCGTTGAGCACTCGTTTATTTTTTGTAAATGTGCGATGGAAgtttggtga